The segment GGAAGTATCTAATCAGGCGCGTCAATTCGGCAACATGGTAAAAACGTGCTGAATTATAAATGGAAGGATGGAATAAGCCACGTACCCGGCGCTGCAAAGCGGTGGTAGAAAATTTATTCAGCACCCCGATGAAAACTCTCCCCCGGCTAACCCGAATGGCCTCGCTGATGGCTTTTTCCGGATCGGCGATAAACTCCAGCGATAAAATCAGGGAAACAATGTCAAATTCGTTGTCGGAAAAGGGGAGATCCTCCGCCTTGCCCGGATGAAGATCCACCTTGTGGCCAAGCTTTTGCCTGGCAACTGCCAGCATCGGCGCTGAAGGGTCAATCCCGGTGACATCGCAGCCGCGATTTTGAAATAGGGCCAGATGTTCACCCGTGCCGCAACCAACGTCAAGCAGCCGCTCTCCGCGCCTCGGCGCCACGAGCTCCAGGATTAAGTCTTTTTCCCGCTTGTCTATATAACGGCCCTGCGGCGTCTGGAACCAGTGGTCATAATTATTGGCTATTTCTTCATCGAAAATCATCTACTCGCCTCAATGTATGATCCCTGTCATCCCCTATCTTACACTGTCTACAACTTATCCACCGATTGCAGACATTTCTTTGGCGCATTTTTTGACATGGTTCTCATCGCAGCATAGCTCGTGCTTACCCGGCTTGGCGGCAATAACCCCGCTCATGAGGCCCTGCAATTCCCCATCAGGGCAACCGTCGCGCAGGGCATCCCTCAAATCCACATCCTTATCCTGAAGCAGGCATGCCCGCAGGTGGCCATCGGCGGTAAGGCGGAGGCGGTTGCAGGATTCGCAGAAGTGGTGACTGATAGGACTTATAAAACCTACTTTTCCCAAGCCGCCCTCAATCCTGTACATGCGCGCCGGTCCATCAGTATTATTTTTCCCGTCGCCGCCCGGTTCGAGCCTGTAGACGCTTTTAATCCGCTCCAGGATTACCTCATTGGAAATGTATTGATCTTCACAACCCAGACCCGCCTGCCCCATCGGCATCAATTCGATGAATCGGATCTGAAATGGTTTATGCAACGTCAAACGGGCAAAATCAATAATCTCATCATCATTTACGCCCTTGATGACAACGGTGTTGATTTTGACCGGATAAAACCCAGCCTGATGGACCGCCTCTATGCCGCGCAAAACGGCATTCAGCTCCCCTCCCCGGGTAATCCGGTGATATTTGGCCTCATTTAGGGAATCAAGGCTGATATTGATCCTTTTAATCCCCGCCGCCAAGAGAGGAACAGCGAAGGGCGCAAGCAAGATGCCGTTGGTGGTGAGGCTGATATCCGTCAGACCGGAAATTTCCGCCAGACTGGCGATGAAGTCCACCACGCCGCGCCTGACGAGCGGTTCGCCACCGGTGATGCGCACTTTGGAGATTCCCAGGCTTACCGCGACCTTAACAATCCTCAATATCTCTTCATACCTGAGGACATCCTCATGTCCCAGCACGGAGACACCCTCTTTCGGCATACAATAACTGCACCGCAGATTGCATCGGTCCGTAATGGATATTCTCAAATAGTTAATGTTCCGATTGTAACCATCTATCATAATTTGTATCTTCCCTTACTATTAAAGGTGAACTGCTGTGCCATTGTAACAAAATTAATGTTTCATGACAAGCAGGAAGGTCGGCAGCCTGATGGCAAATCATCCTTGACAGTTATGCATTTCTCGACTAAACAGTTGGTCAGTCGTGGCTGGATAAATATAATCAATCTACAATCCGGAGAAATTTCATGGGGAAAGTGCCAATTACCAGATCAGGTTTTGAAAAATTAAAAAAAGACCTGGAAACGTTTAAAACAGTCCTATTGCCGGAAAACATTAAGGACATTGAGGTTGCCCGGGCTCAGGGCGACCTGTCGGAAAATGCCGAATACTCGGCGGCCAAGGAAAGACAATCCTATATCCATGGCAAGATTCAGGAAATAGAAAATAATCTGGCCCTCTCCGACGTGATTGACCTGGCCGCTATGGCGACCGACAGGGCTGTTTTCGGGACGGTAGTGAGCATTGAAGAAATAGATACCGGTAAAGCGATTAAATACCAATTGGTCGGACCGTTCGAATCCGATATAAACGAAAACAAGATATCCGTCACCGCTCCACTCGGGAAAGCCTTAATCGGGAAAAAAATCGGCGATGAAATAGAAGTGAAAGCTCCCGGAGGGGTGAGAAAATTTGAGATAGTTGATATTCTCGCCAATTAGATTCAGGTTTTGCCCGCCACGTTCAATCTGGCCATAGCCCTCATCAAGGCAGCCTTTGACTTTTCGTAATCGTCGCTCGCCCCTGGGGGCATCGTACTTAGTTTTTCCTGAGCCCTTTCTTTGGCTATCCTGGCTCTTTCCTTGTCAATGGCATCGGCTCGTTCGGCCGTTTCGACCAGCAGGGTTACCTTGTTTGACGCCACCTCGGCATAACCGGTATTTATGGCGTAATAGGACCGCTTGCCGTCCTTGACGAGGTTCAGTTCCCCGATATCAACGAAGCTAAGAACTGGTGTGTGACCTTTCAAGACGCAAAACTGTCCTTCGCTCCCCGGTATTGTCACCTGCTCGACGAGGTCGCTGAAAACCAGCCTTTCCGGGGTAACAATTTCCAGCAATAATTCATCCGCCATCTCAAGTTCCTCTGGTTAGTCAGATAGTTGCTTGGCTTTTTCCACGACCTCTTCGATGCCACCCACCATGTAGAAGGCCTGCTCGGGTAAATCGTCGTGTTTGCCGTCCAGTATTTCCTTAAAGCCTCTGACCGTATCGGCCACGGACACAAATTTGCCCTCCTTACCGGTGAATTGAGCAGCAACGAAAAATGGCTGCGACAGGAATCTCTGTACCTTTCTCGCGCGGCTCACGGTCAGCTTGTCTTCTTCGGAGAGCTCATCCATGCCGAGGATAGCAATGATGTCCTGCAAATCTTTATATTTCTGCAGAGTAAGCTGAACAAGTCTGGCAACTTCGTAATGCTCTTTCCCGAGTACATTGGGATCGAGGATCCGGGAAGTGGAATCCAGCGGATCAACTGCCGGATAGATACCAAGTTCGGAAAGAGGTCGGGACAGAACCACGGTGCCGTCCAGATGGGCAAAGGTAGTTGCCGGCGCCGGATCCGTAAGATCGTCGGCGGGCACGTAAACACACTCTACGGCAGTGATGGAACCCTTGGTAGTGGAAGTGATGCGTTCCTGCAGCTCTCCCAGATCCGTCGCCAGGGTCGGCTGATAGCCGACGGCCGAGGGCATGCGTCCCAGAAGCGCCGAAACCTCAGATCCGGCCTGAGTAAAGCGGAAGATGTTATCTATGAAGAGCAGCACATCCTGGCCTTCCACATCACGAAAATACTCGGCTACCGCGAGCGCCGTCAGAGCGACTCTCGCCCTTGCTCCCGGTGGTTCAGTCATTTGGCCGTAAATAAGGGCAGCCTGCTTGATAACGCCGGATTCCTTCATTTCTAAATAGAGATCGTTTCCTTCCCGCGTCCTTTCGCCTACACCGCCAAAAACGGAAATACCGCCATGGTGCATCGCTATATTGTGGATCATCTCCATCATGACGACGGTTTTCCCCACTCCCGCGCCTCCGAAGAGTCCCATTTTACCGCCCCGGGGGAAAGGCACCAGTAAGTCAATAACTTTAACGCCTGTTTCCAGCACCTTGACACTCGTATCCTGCTCCATAAAGGAGGGGGATTCTTTATGAATGGAGGAAAAGTTTTTTGCGTTTACCGGACCCAATCCATCAACGGGGCGTCCGACCACGTTTAATATCCTGCCCAGACATTCCGGTCCGGCCGGTACCATGATCGGAGTGCCCAGATCCTTGGCCGCCATGCCTCTGACCAGACCATCGGTAATGTCCATGGCTATGCAGCGGACTACATTGTCACCCAGATGCTGGGCAACCTCGACGATCAGGTTGTCTTCCCGTTCGTCAATGGTGGGATTAGTTATGCTGATGGCGTTTAAGATGTTGGGGATATTTCCATCCTCAAAGGCCACATCAACGACCGGTCCTATTACTTGCACAATCTTTCCTACATTCATACCCATCTCCTTATTTTTTCTTATCCCTTGGACAGCGCCTCAGTGCCGCCGACGATGTCCATCAGCTCCGCCGTTATCGCCGCCTGTCTCGCTTTGTTATATTTAAGCGTCAAGCTGTTGATCATGTCCTCACAGTTGCGGGTGGCGTTGTCCATCGCCACCATCCGGGCGCCGTTTTCTCCCGCCGATGTCTCCAGCAGCGCCCGATAGATGAGCACATGAACATACATGGGAAGGAGTCGTTCCACCAGGGCCGGCTCGGAAGGTTCGTATAGGTAATTCACCCTTTTGTCGAACGGGAGATCATCGCGGGCGCCAATCAATGGCAACGGGAAAATCCTTACCATAGCGGGCCGTTGGATGGAAACGTTGGCAAACTCGTTATAGATGACGTGCAGCTCATCGTACTCTTCCTTGATAAAAGGCTCGATGACATCGTCCGCAATGCTTGCCGCCAGGGTCATATCAAGGCGGCGGAAGACTTCAACGCGCTCCCCCCGGATGTTGTGTTTCTTCCGAAAGTAGTCTCTCCCCTTCTTGCCAACAGGAATCAGCACCACTTCCTGACCGGCGCCGATTCTTTCCCGGACGAACCTTTCGGTGGCTTTAATCAGGTTATTGTTAAAACCCCCGCAAAGACCACGATCAGAGGTCATGCACATCACCCATATTTTCTTTGCCTCACGCACTGCCAGCAAAGGATGGGCGGCCGGTTCCACACGCGGCGCCAAACTTTTCAGTACATCCATGAATTTAAGCGCATAAGGCCGGAAATTCTCCAGCCTGGTCTGGGAGGCCTTAAACTTCGAGGCCGCAACCATATTCATGGCCTTGGTGATCTGCCTGGTCTTCTGAACCGCTACTACTTTTCTTTTAATGTCCTTTAAGGCGGCCATTAAAGTAAACTCCCTCAAGTGTTGTTAATCCGTTAAAAAAGATGACGCTTTTTCAACTGACAGTAAATACCGTATCAAATTCGCCGACTGCAGTTTTTAATTTCTGTTCCAGATCCGCACTGATAATCTTTTTTTCATCAATTTCCCGACCAATTTCGGGGTATTTCGTGGCTAAGAAACTCAAAAGCTGAGGCTCGTAATTCTTTATGGATGCTACCGGATACTTATCCAGATATCCCCGCGTACCGGCAAACAGAATTGCCACCTGTTGCGACAGCGACATGGGCTGGAACTGCGGTTGCTTCAATATTTCCACCAGGCGCACACCGCGCTCCAGTTGGGCCTGCGTTGACTTATCCAGGTCGCTGCCAAACTGGGCAAAGGCGGCCAGCTCACGGTACTGAGCCAGATCAAGTTTCAAGGTTCCCGCCACCTGTTTCATGGCCTTTACCTGGGCCGCGCCGCCAACGCGTGAAACTGACAAGCCTACATTGATGGCGGGCCTGATGCCGGAATAAAAAAGACTAGGCTCCAGATACACCTGCCCATCGGTTATGGAAATAACGTTGGTGGGAATGTAGGCGGAAACATCACCCGCCTGCGTTTCAATGATCGGCAGGGCCGTGAGCGATCCTCCGCCCAATTCTTTGCTGACACGGGCGGCACGTTCCAACAGTCGGGAGTGATTATAAAATATATCGCCCGGAAAGGCTTCGCGCCCGGGAGGTCTGCGGAGCAGCAGCGAAATCTGACGGTAAGCCACAGCCTGCTTGGAGAGATCATCATAAATAATCAGTGCATCCTGCGCCTTATCACGGAAATATTCGCCGATGCTGCAGCCGGCATAGGCGGCAATATACTGCATGGTGGCCGGATCGCTTGCGGTAGCGGAAACAACGCAAGTATAGGCCAGGGCATCATGTTTTCTCAAATTTTCCACTACTTGCGCCACGGTGGATTTTTTTTGCCCGATCGCCACATAGACGCATTTTACGCCTGTATCCTTCTGCCTGATGATGGCATCAACACCGATGGCCGTCTTGCCGATCTGCCGGTCACCAATGATTAATTCCCGCTGTCCACGGCCGATAGGCGTCATGGCATCAATGGCCTTAAGCCCCGTGTACATGGGCTCATTTACTGGCTGCCGCTGAATAACACCGGGGGCAACCATCTCAATCCGGCGAAACTCCTGGGTCTCTATGGGACCCTTCCCGTCCATCGGGGCGCCGGTGGCGTCAATAACGCGGCCCAGCAGTGCCTCACCAACAGGCACCTGGGCAATCTTGCCGGTCCGTTTGACAATATCGCCTTCCTTAATGTGCGTTACCTCTCCCAGAATGGCAACGCCTACGTTATCCGTTTCGAGGTTCAGGACCATGCCCAAGATGCCGCCCGGAAATTCCAGCAACTCCATCGCCATCGCCTTCTGCACTCCATATACCCTGGCGATGCCATCGCCTACGGAAAGAACGATGCCGGTTTCACTGACATCCAGTTTCTTTTCATAATCTTTAATCTGTTGAGAAATAATCTGACTGATTTCCTCTGCCCTTATCATCTCCATGCCCTATATCTCCTCCCCTAAGAGCCTACTCATGTTATTCAATTGCACCTTGATGCTGCCATCGTAAAGCTTGTCACCTACCCTGACCACGACGCCTCCCAGCAATGACGCATCTTCATCTATCTGCATTTCCACTTTTTTCCCGGTCAGGGACTCCAGGCCTCGCTGCAGATTTGCCGCCAGCTCCGATGTCATGGGAAACGCCGTCCTTACCTGTACGCGGGAGATCCCAAGGGCATCATCCATCAGCTTGCGATAGCTTTCCTCAATATCAGTCAGGCCGGCTATCCGGCGTTTCTCAACTAAAAGCCTGATAAAATTAGCCGTTGGCAAGGATAAATTCAGCTTCAGCAAAACCCTGTCCACGACCTTTTTCTTGTCCCCTTTGTCATATACGGGATTAGAAAGCAATTCTCTGAAGTTTTTGTTGTCCTCCATGACCACGGCAAAAAGTCTTAATTCCCGGTAGTATTCTTCATACCTGTTTTGTTCGCCCGCCACAGTAAAAAAAGCCCGCGCGTAGCGTCTGGCAACATTACTGGTTATCAATGCTTGCTCACCACCTTGTCTATATAATCTCCGACCATAGCAGCGTGATCGGTCGCGGTAATATTCTGCTTCAGGGTATCCTGAGCCATTTGCACGGAAAGGCGCACGGCCTCTTCCCGCAAATCGTGACGTGCCATTTTCATCTCGTGGTCCATCCTCTTACGGGCATCATCCTTCATTTTCACTGCCGCCCTTTCGGCATCGGCGATGATCCTTTCCTTTTCTGCCAGCCCCTGTTGCCTGATCAAGTCCGACATGGCTTGTATCTCGTCCGTGGCCTTGTCCAACCGGGCATTATATTCGGCAAACTTCTTCTCCGCTTCTTCTTTAGCGACGGCTAACCCCTGCAGGGTCGTTTTAACGTCATCCTGACGACTGCTAAAAAAATCCCTCACTTTGTCGGCCATGAGCCAATAGAGCAAGCCGGCCAGCACAACAAAATTAAACGCGCGCCAGCCAAAGCCGACCCAGTTTCTACCGGCTTCCGGATCGCCGCCACCTGTGGAGGCATGCAGCAGCGTAATACCCAAGGCAGGACCGACGGACAGAACAAACAGGATGAAAATCAACATTTTAGTATGCATCATTTTCTTTAACGATCGGTTTTGTAACGACCTGCGGAATGACTTCTCTGCGTCCCTGCTCTTCATTGGAGTCTCCTCCCCAGCACTTTCTCGGCTATTTCCAAAGATATCCGCCGGGATTGGCTGCCTAAAATCTCCCTGGCCGCCAGAATCTCCTCCTGCAGTTTTTCATGATATTGTTGCGTAAGCGCGAGAATTTCCTTACTAACACCGTCAACGATCGCTTTTGCCTGATCGGAGCCTTCTTTGATAAGATGCTTATTATTTCCCAGAGCTTCAATCTTCGTCACGCGAACCTTTTCTTCATAGGCAGCCATTTTTTCTTCCACCATCCTGTCAAGACGGGCGATTTCCTCTCGCCCATTTTCGATGCGGCCGTTTCTCTTGTCAATAATCGCGAGCAGGGGCTTGTAAAGAAGAAAGTTCAGGATAACAATCAAGATGATAAAATTAATAATCTGGAGAACCAACGAAAAATCAATCTGAATCACAGCATTCCCTCGCTAAGAATAAACTGACTGGCAAGTTACTAAATGGCCGTAGCTAATAAACGGTCGCCTTCTAATCACAACTCGCCACACTTGTCAAGCAACTTTCCAAATATTTCCTGCATAGCCGCAATACCTCACTTCCGGGAAGCG is part of the Deltaproteobacteria bacterium genome and harbors:
- the greA gene encoding transcription elongation factor GreA — encoded protein: MGKVPITRSGFEKLKKDLETFKTVLLPENIKDIEVARAQGDLSENAEYSAAKERQSYIHGKIQEIENNLALSDVIDLAAMATDRAVFGTVVSIEEIDTGKAIKYQLVGPFESDINENKISVTAPLGKALIGKKIGDEIEVKAPGGVRKFEIVDILAN
- the atpD gene encoding F0F1 ATP synthase subunit beta, coding for MNVGKIVQVIGPVVDVAFEDGNIPNILNAISITNPTIDEREDNLIVEVAQHLGDNVVRCIAMDITDGLVRGMAAKDLGTPIMVPAGPECLGRILNVVGRPVDGLGPVNAKNFSSIHKESPSFMEQDTSVKVLETGVKVIDLLVPFPRGGKMGLFGGAGVGKTVVMMEMIHNIAMHHGGISVFGGVGERTREGNDLYLEMKESGVIKQAALIYGQMTEPPGARARVALTALAVAEYFRDVEGQDVLLFIDNIFRFTQAGSEVSALLGRMPSAVGYQPTLATDLGELQERITSTTKGSITAVECVYVPADDLTDPAPATTFAHLDGTVVLSRPLSELGIYPAVDPLDSTSRILDPNVLGKEHYEVARLVQLTLQKYKDLQDIIAILGMDELSEEDKLTVSRARKVQRFLSQPFFVAAQFTGKEGKFVSVADTVRGFKEILDGKHDDLPEQAFYMVGGIEEVVEKAKQLSD
- a CDS encoding F0F1 ATP synthase subunit epsilon; this translates as MADELLLEIVTPERLVFSDLVEQVTIPGSEGQFCVLKGHTPVLSFVDIGELNLVKDGKRSYYAINTGYAEVASNKVTLLVETAERADAIDKERARIAKERAQEKLSTMPPGASDDYEKSKAALMRAMARLNVAGKT
- a CDS encoding ATP synthase F0 subunit B, translated to MKSRDAEKSFRRSLQNRSLKKMMHTKMLIFILFVLSVGPALGITLLHASTGGGDPEAGRNWVGFGWRAFNFVVLAGLLYWLMADKVRDFFSSRQDDVKTTLQGLAVAKEEAEKKFAEYNARLDKATDEIQAMSDLIRQQGLAEKERIIADAERAAVKMKDDARKRMDHEMKMARHDLREEAVRLSVQMAQDTLKQNITATDHAAMVGDYIDKVVSKH
- the moaA gene encoding GTP 3',8-cyclase MoaA yields the protein MIDGYNRNINYLRISITDRCNLRCSYCMPKEGVSVLGHEDVLRYEEILRIVKVAVSLGISKVRITGGEPLVRRGVVDFIASLAEISGLTDISLTTNGILLAPFAVPLLAAGIKRINISLDSLNEAKYHRITRGGELNAVLRGIEAVHQAGFYPVKINTVVIKGVNDDEIIDFARLTLHKPFQIRFIELMPMGQAGLGCEDQYISNEVILERIKSVYRLEPGGDGKNNTDGPARMYRIEGGLGKVGFISPISHHFCESCNRLRLTADGHLRACLLQDKDVDLRDALRDGCPDGELQGLMSGVIAAKPGKHELCCDENHVKKCAKEMSAIGG
- the atpG gene encoding ATP synthase F1 subunit gamma; amino-acid sequence: MAALKDIKRKVVAVQKTRQITKAMNMVAASKFKASQTRLENFRPYALKFMDVLKSLAPRVEPAAHPLLAVREAKKIWVMCMTSDRGLCGGFNNNLIKATERFVRERIGAGQEVVLIPVGKKGRDYFRKKHNIRGERVEVFRRLDMTLAASIADDVIEPFIKEEYDELHVIYNEFANVSIQRPAMVRIFPLPLIGARDDLPFDKRVNYLYEPSEPALVERLLPMYVHVLIYRALLETSAGENGARMVAMDNATRNCEDMINSLTLKYNKARQAAITAELMDIVGGTEALSKG
- the atpH gene encoding ATP synthase F1 subunit delta; amino-acid sequence: MITSNVARRYARAFFTVAGEQNRYEEYYRELRLFAVVMEDNKNFRELLSNPVYDKGDKKKVVDRVLLKLNLSLPTANFIRLLVEKRRIAGLTDIEESYRKLMDDALGISRVQVRTAFPMTSELAANLQRGLESLTGKKVEMQIDEDASLLGGVVVRVGDKLYDGSIKVQLNNMSRLLGEEI
- the atpA gene encoding F0F1 ATP synthase subunit alpha; amino-acid sequence: MEMIRAEEISQIISQQIKDYEKKLDVSETGIVLSVGDGIARVYGVQKAMAMELLEFPGGILGMVLNLETDNVGVAILGEVTHIKEGDIVKRTGKIAQVPVGEALLGRVIDATGAPMDGKGPIETQEFRRIEMVAPGVIQRQPVNEPMYTGLKAIDAMTPIGRGQRELIIGDRQIGKTAIGVDAIIRQKDTGVKCVYVAIGQKKSTVAQVVENLRKHDALAYTCVVSATASDPATMQYIAAYAGCSIGEYFRDKAQDALIIYDDLSKQAVAYRQISLLLRRPPGREAFPGDIFYNHSRLLERAARVSKELGGGSLTALPIIETQAGDVSAYIPTNVISITDGQVYLEPSLFYSGIRPAINVGLSVSRVGGAAQVKAMKQVAGTLKLDLAQYRELAAFAQFGSDLDKSTQAQLERGVRLVEILKQPQFQPMSLSQQVAILFAGTRGYLDKYPVASIKNYEPQLLSFLATKYPEIGREIDEKKIISADLEQKLKTAVGEFDTVFTVS
- a CDS encoding class I SAM-dependent methyltransferase — its product is MIFDEEIANNYDHWFQTPQGRYIDKREKDLILELVAPRRGERLLDVGCGTGEHLALFQNRGCDVTGIDPSAPMLAVARQKLGHKVDLHPGKAEDLPFSDNEFDIVSLILSLEFIADPEKAISEAIRVSRGRVFIGVLNKFSTTALQRRVRGLFHPSIYNSARFYHVAELTRLIRYFLPGVHVRWGSVIFLPNSCYRFAAPLEEALPVMKNPLGAFLGLSFPVKFTLRTVQNIIGDPFKIKADGRQPVQGIVREGQFDQRSHPL